The window gTCCAGCACTTCGACTTCCTGTGTGGGATCCCTCGGGGCCAGTaacggacgctgacaccaatgtggtggacggttaaagggcgtttattgaggggtcttaagggtatttatggactaaggggtttctctacgtcagacaggggtttggctatactttctagggttagtgtggagtggaaagttactggcatgcataggttaggggggctacacgtctggctacattccaagggtgatccttatctctggggaggggggtagaaggattcctgtaactttccgttacagcccgaaatcttccgaacgcctgtccctggcctaccacaggaagggcaggaggaagctgacaAATGAGCTCGGaatgtggcagtgcagagaTGAAGGGACAAGTGCCCTTGGGGGCCGGGGGTCGGGGCCAGCCCTCGGGCACGGCTCCGAGCGGCTCCTGAGCCGGCCTAAGGGCTGCCTGTAAGGATTGCAGGcggcagcccagagcagcagcgccggcagtGCCAGCCGGGCCCCACGGCCATCTGCCCGTGCCTTCGCAGCCCGTGAGGGCCGCGGGCTCTGCAGcgccgctcctgctcccacagccggcccggagcctcagggctgccccgcaggtgccgcggcagcagcagcggcctcagggcccggcccggggctccaTCTGCTCAGCCCGGGGGCAGAGTCCCAGCAcgggggaaggagctgaaggagcaccAGGGAGCCCGGGGAGAGACAGGCTGTGAGACAAGGCTCTGTCtataattttaacagtttttattaACCTAATAACTATATACAACTAACTTAATAACTATATACAAGTAAAAAGTCAAGTTCCTTATGACAATTGTCACAGGCATTTCTCACTTTGGACAAGATGTCCCAGGTCGAGCATTGGGCGCTGAGTCCTTTCCAGCTGGCCGGGGGCTGTTGATGTCTGgcggggctgcagaggctgctcgaGCCCTGGGGCCCATGAGACCTGtcgaggagctgtgcctggccgtgctctccTGAGGCGGCAGGGCCTGGGCGTGAAGGGCAAGGGTGAGCCGCCACAGGTGCTGGCCCCAGTGCACCAGGACTCAAGCTCTTGTCCCACACTGGGCATGGCCATTCTCCCACGTTACTCCAGCTCCAAGCTCAGTTGCCCCatgtgccagtcctcctgttcCATTCTGCCCCTTCCTTCTTACCCCAGACGCAAAATACCCATGCCACATTACCCAGCTCTGTACACAGAGCCCTACTCATCCTCCAGCTGGCACCCTGCAGATAATCAGCCCCTGTCGTCACTGACCCCCTTGCCCAGACAGGGCCATACCTGACACATCCTGTGTCCTGATTGCCGTATGATGCTGGTCATTACGGCCCCTCGAGATGTGTCCATCACCATGCAGCAGGGTCACActgggctgaggaggagagggcagctggCTGCAATGCAGGGCCCAATCCAGCACACCCCAATAATCCAACTCAGGTCTCCCTGGAGACTGAAGGCACAGATTCCCCCTGGATAGTCAGCAATGCCATCAAGCCTCAGTCACCATTCTGTGTCCCCACCTTCATCACACCTACCTTGTGTACCAGGAGACGCTGCAGCTGTGCACTTGTATGTGGGGAAGCCTTGATGTTCTGCatggtggagctgctgctctgatggtccccagagctctgcagcactcGGGGACACTGGCACAGACCAGCGGcctcctgtgggatggggcagaggacactcagtgcccagccctgtggcatgcagggcatcaccctgctgtgccagggagggcactggcagtgctgcctgcaggggcatgtccctgccagctcctgtccacctgctgcaggagccccaagcccatcccaccaggctgcatctgctggctctgtccccacggCCACGTGTGCTGGCCATGGCACCAggcaggtccctgtgcacaggacaccaactggcaggagctgggctgtcccagctgcagggattggttttgggaactCCTTTCACAGGAGGCACCCAATCCCCGTCTGTAGGATTGACGGGGGTAGCACGATTGGGATgaacggagacgagagatctctgaagccaggtcatggacggtttattgcaaagggcatgggtgcagggccctgcttggagctgccagccacagctcagagcaggcctgagagaagagaggggtagagaggatgagagggtaagagagtaaaagcataagagagtaaaaggggtatgAGGATAAAAGGCAAGAGCTAAGAGACAAGAGGTAAGAGTAAGAGCTAAGAGCTAAGAGCTAAGAGCATAGAAAAGTAAGAGCCAAGTTgctgttacaatacaataaatcatcttctgtgttgaatattctgattctcacttaaccaatctagtacaacatacaaatcctatagcatttccatacagcctataagaatcactacattaccatactctgctacattttaaaccctaaaaactcctctttggaccccttctgccaagctgacAGGGTCTGCTCGGACCCTtggacctgcctgcaagcagagggtcttgtttcatcaaaaggggattacatTCAGccggccacaccattgttttcccattgttcagtaactaagggatctcgaagcttgctttcatttcaatctcacttatagtttccatattctcaaaatcttttgccaggcaatcatatttataaggctttcctgtttcatcttccccaacagcccTCCAAGCCTGAGCTCAGACTGCAAACAGACGCAGCTCACCAGATGCGCTTTCAGCAGCCTTGGGACAGAGAGATGGGCcagacagggcagtgcaaggcaaggaatgcaaaagcccccagccctggggcaagcactggccctccacagctgccctctgctcccctgccctgccccttccccccaggctgctctgccccagcccaggtgcagagccctccttgctgtgtcagggctgctctgcaccccaggCGCTGGGGATGTGTCCTCAGGGCCCTCACCTTTGGCTGGGCGGTGGCTCCTTGCTGGGGGGCATGGGCTGCAAATATGGGAGTGTCTCGGGgtacctggggagggcaggagtcacaggtgtgtgacaggggACAAAGAACCTGTTCCTGTTGGAGGCAGCCCCCCCAAAGCCATGGGATTGTAGCCCATGGCATCCCGCTGCCTGTAGCCCTTGGgatgagcccccacagcccctgctgatgggcagggctgcagagggggctccccacatcagcccctcccaagcagacactgtccccctgtgcccagcacagcaggtcactgctggcacccatctccccccatgccagccccgctgcccccgaggCACTGGTGCTACTCACTGGCCAGGAACCTGCACGCTGAGCATGCGGCCACAGGACAGGCACGAGAAAGGGACTGGCAGCTGCCTAaggagggtgagggaagagggctggctgagctcctggggccacagccctgcagcacacaggcagcagctccctgcagcagccagctgctgggcagctcactGCACAGGGGCACAGCCATTGCAGGGTGAACCGTGGGCTCTTGAGCCTgtttctccccatccccaaggtgctggctgATGCCAGGTGAAGGGCACAGGCACCCATGCCACCAtcccaagcagcccctgcagcgcTTTCAGCCCCTCTCTGGCACCAAAGCTCCCCCATGTGcatggccaggagggcagggcacgacccagctcagggcatggagtgtgacagccctgcctggcaggagcagttgccatcgctgtccccaaagccatcagAATCTCCATTGCACTCACTTCTTAATCCCAGCGGCATTTTCACGCAACAGCCTATCCTCAATTCCTCCATGTTCCTGTTCCAGGAATCCTCCCGGTGTTTACGGAAAGTCTTCAGCTCCAGGCGATCCAGCTGTGAACAggggcacagcctcagccagctgctccaggatgtgacatggagctctccagggaaaagcctggaggAGGATCCTCAGAGGGATGCTGCCTCAGGCTCTCAAGTCCCAAAGGTGCCAGTTCCTCGTGGTGGGGACGAGGTACCCCTCCCCTTGTCTTCAATTGCATCGCTGAACTGCTGCTGGGTActgttccagtgctgctcctggcctgaaatctggctctgcaactcctgcatcctctcatccagctcctccatgttCTCTTCGCACTGGCTGCAATCCActttgctgtccaaggcagctttGTCCGTCTTCtagcagaggggaagggcaggagagcgGTGGGGAAAGGGATGAGGAACGCCAGACAGGGCCAGGGtgtgaggggcagagggaggagtgcttctgagacagagtagaaattttccagagtagaaatccattttgatttaggtgaaatgtacatcttggagtctgtggttagaaaacatAGCTATGTAGCCTGActgtcgctataggacacaaaggaacacacgctcacaccgttctcaaggtgaaagaggaaaaaagggccgtttattttctgactccaacatttatagttttccaaaagtgacagtggattggagggtgacagtggcacctctccaatgccactggttaaaccaacagtccatcaactctctcctcctccataaaggaatgcaaaacaataagttatttacagaaagtgtgtgagaaaattcactacaagaatgtcaacatcagaaggcttagaaaatcttaaaaactcaGGGTGACACCTGACTGCAAAGCCTAGGCTCAGGGAATCTgattcagtgaaggacagagctAAGGGGGGGACGGGACAGAGGGTGataaagagacacagagagactgctgtgaaagCAGGTCAACCTCACctaagaattctttctgataaagaagaactagtgGCAAATGTCACGCAAAATTtcaaaaatgaatatgtatgaacctattgtgaaattgtatggatatgtatttgagaggaggataaaaagggacctgaagttcccagaggtacggATGCcttttaaggagagtaatctcTGCATGCCTCCGGCGCTGTAATAATAAATATGCCGGCTTTACAACTTACACAAAGTTGTAGAGTTTTTGGCTATCTCTGCAAAACAGACCCCTATTGGAGGTTTCCTcgccaaatttgccctaagccagcacaaacggtcatcatgaaaatttcaccagtggcataatttcctgctggcaaatcttgtgacagaagcttgaccttgttctccatgagacattcttgggaagagagacaggagaggattcctggaaaactgaaacagctttccagaagggaaatgaaaatgaaagaaacaatccaagatcttttcctttatttctatgctccccttttccatgttgcactacttctccatcccaggaatcccagatgcaccgcacctctaagatcggtgtcttagtgatttttagacactcgaaaataccatgagccacacacagttttccttcccctggttttactggaaggcaacactggagatgtaagtgcagtgctgggctcaggtaggaatcctacagcaagggaaggtggcccgacagtgtttgagcctcagccaggccaatgcagagcagcaagcgaggggattgctgtgccagtgtgcaggagtcaggactctgcacctgggctcaccgctgcaaagttcccgtgtttggacagactcaggggctgtgcccggggcgcgcggggctcgaacgtggggctcgtggggcgagcggggaacggacacggggacgaacggccccggtgcttcagttgcagcggcggcggcagcggcagcagcagtggcggcagcagcagcagcaaaagcagataTTCGAGAGAaccctttctctttctctctttctttctctttctctccctttcccgctgtcgggcacccttctctcggggtcccttgcccggcgtccctctcctctccccgcctccctctcccctgccgggccgggccatgcccccggcccgcccccggccccgggcggggctgccccgtgcccggccccggccgtcccgccgcgctctcgcctccgcccggctctggccgtactggcggtggcgctgctgggcgggcatcagtgcctggtgcgggggcggcatcgccgcccttcggctccgcctggcccgagcccggccccggccccggccccggacCCGACGCAGGGTCcagtcccggccccggccccggccccggccccggctccggcTCCTCCTGGGGCCCGTGGAGGACACAGGCGACGctgccgctcccgccgcctccgctgcggcttccccggcccgagctccgccgctcggcagcgcggccgccggccccgagccgtCGGGGCCGTGGGCGGGTGGGGATGCCCGGCCTGGGCCGCTCGGGgcgcgctcgggggccgttgctggccccgggccgagcgctgacagccgcgtctcgcccgcagggaaggcgcacgaggccctgcaggagcggtaccgagtgggttcgctgctggggcgcggcgGTTTAGGCAGCGTCTGCTCGGggacgcggctctcggacggcgccccggtgagcggcggggccggcggcgggcggagggggaggaggaggaggaggaggagaagggcggaggatggggctgggcaggacggGCGGCGAGCTCAGGCCGCTGCTCTCCCTCGctcgcaggtggccatcaaacgCGTGCCGCGGGATCGcatccggcactggggcgagctggtgagtgagcggggccagcggcggcagccgggccgggccgggcggcgagGAGCCGGAGCCCGGCAGGGTGGGAGCCGCCGGGAGCCCTGCggggagagcgggcgtgggcTGAGCGCTGCgtgcagagcatcccgggctggctgagggctcccagagccccggcacggcctcagccccactGACGGCACcgcgctcctcccgcagcccgacggcagcagcgcgccgctggagatcgtgctgctggccaaggtgtcCCGTGGCTGTGCCGCTGTcattcagctcctggagtggctcGAGCTCCCCGACAGCTTcgtgctggtgctggagcgtCCGGAGCGGTGCCAGGAGCTCTCGGGTTTCCTGGCGGAGCGGgggttcctgcccgaggaggaggcgcgggcgctgttccgccaggtgctggaggccgtgcggcactgcaccgcctgcggggtcctgcacagggacatcaagcccgagaacatcctgctcgacctggccaGCGGGCAGCTGAAACTcatcgactttggctgtggcgcCTTCCTCCAAGACACAGCCTATACCcagtttgcaggtgagccctccaggggatgctcctgggcatctcatggcccagcctgggtgcagcaccagggCTTCCCCCTATTGCAGCCGGGATGGGATTGATGCTGGAGCCGAGTTGATTTGGGTGGGGTGTGAGGGgggccagctgccagccctgccgaCAGCCTTCAGCACCcactgtggcctgggctggggctggagctggggcagccagcccgacacaaacccccatgggggtagcagagaggggggtcTGACCCCGTGCCCTGGAtggtttggtgtgcaggcgaggaagggcttggactgctctgctccccttgtttgccttggcttATTAACATTTTTGGGGGCCATGCAGATGGGGAGGAGAGTGGGTTTTCTCCACCACTGGGTGGGTTTCTCCTTTGTGTGTCATGGTTGGGCCTTCCCAgggtttctgctgccctcttccagcACCAGTGGGTTCTTTTCCAGCCCCGAGTTTgtacacaagtcccaggtgctggcgagagggcagcgCTCACCCCGTGTGCCtctggggcagcccccacacggccagggatgctggggccgggctctgggagcagcagcatccccctgctgagctgtgtctgtgttccACAGGAACCCTGTCCTACAGCCCACCAGAGTGGATCCAGCACCAACGCTACCACGGCAAGGCAGcgacgatctggtccctgggcctcctgctgtgccacctggTCATGGGCaagcacccgttcaggaggggccaggAGATCATCCAGGGGCGGATCTTGTTCCCACGatggctctctcaaggtggatcctcatctctgggcacggggggaatcccagtgctgggagacagcagcgggctcgtgggcatcccgctctggcagctgctgaggaggtggcacaggtcctgctctcctgctcccctccaAACAGAGCATCCATGGGGAGGTttaggcccagctctgggcacacccagcatggcctgggcacggGAACAGGGGGGCAACTTCTCCAACTGACTGGTgatttctggtttctctccccagagtgccaGGATATCATTAAGAGGTGTTTGTCCATGCAACCCTCGGACAGGCCATCCTTAGAAGAGCTTTTCTGCCATCCTTGGGTGCAGGGTGTTCCTCTGCCCTAGAAGATGGGAGAGATCCACGTGCACAGTTGGATCCAGGGGCCTGGCAGGTACCAGCTCCACACATCTCTTGGCACTCAGTGGCAAAGCAAaccaggctggttttgtgctgcctgtagctctgagcagggctcagcagaaGGGAACACGCAGCTCTTGGGCTGGAGCTGAGTTGGAGACCTGGTGTGGCAAGCACTGGTGGCCACCATCCCTCCTGGTTTGGTTTGTCTGGTTCATGGATGGCTGGGgtcctgggcagagccctgacagcctggtctggccccagggaaggagcaggagcccctggagaagctgtaccaggtggggctgctgctggagacaccaAGGACAACCTCAAGGGTGACAATCTCTTCCTCGGCCTGGCCAGCTGAAGATGATGGACTtggattctggcaccttcttcaaagccaggcgCCAGGCCCAATTTGCAGGTGAGTCCACAGgcagggggatgctcccagaTCTGGGCCTGGCACGGCCTGGCCGGGCACCATGGTTCCCCCTtagctggggcagatgcaatgAATTCTTCAgtggctgcccagctgctttttggctctgggcagctgctgagggctggatgtgccgtggctggctgcaggctgggcacatgtcctgccctcctgctctgctgccaaaggcagcagggatgggcagctctgggcacagctctgggcacagccagcacggcctgggccccgcaggccttggcacaagggcacaggagccctcagctgacgggcggtttctgctttctctccttgcagccgggctctgcggctgctgaggctgctctgggctctgccagggctctgctgggctcagccctgggcccagctgggctggctctgccctcacattgctctgacagctctgcatcagacgagcccgttgccagcacagcgcctgagctttctgctttggcagtgagtgagactctgctgcaggcccagagattgcagctggggacacacatccaattggcaaggacccaaactctccacagtcccagctgaacaccTGGATCTCCCCAGGATGTtctgtctgtcccattcttccttcttgattggctggaattgtgcagttgcactttgttcctcctctagcagtgccacgagtgggccaaagctggtgagtgggccgtgctcctgaggcagtgcagtctggagctggtggatggagaattgcccttttGCActcaaaccagagcaaaaagctgtcagtgggactttgtgtctttaagaaatccctgacagtttcaactggaatgtgcagctcattcacagggtgagaaggaagggcatcttctaaaggatttgtggcttgacagagtttccattcccagtcctgctggagctggcagggcacaaagcaatttcctatTGCTTCAACCACACTTTAAAAtaacaatgttggaaacaaaccccaaaaatttttttgtaaaattacTAAGGCCAGTAAGATGCATCAATGCCATCATCACATTTATAAAGTAAATACCTGAGCTCTCTGTTTCAAAAGATCAGTTACCTCTTAATTTAGAGTTACAGAAGATTTTTCATTGcacacttgggttttgtttttatctttcaAATTTAATAAACgtattcttcttttctttttcctttcttttatctGTGAACCACAAAGCATGCTGTAAAAAAGGagtgtcctttgctcctggttcccgtgtggagcaactcccttcctgctggctgagctgctcaggcagagcccggcagctcctggccctgcagggctgaggcttttccccgttgctgggcacagactgatggagcagcactgctgaacacgggcacacagagggaccaggagcagctgcctttgcccacctgaggctccaaggcccaaactctgagcagccagggctggaagagactggcaggatctgatccctgactcggggccagggctgcacaaatgaccccacagcagcagcagcagcagcagcagcagcagcagcagcagcagcagcagatggagctgactttcagcacagcccctgcccctgttccctcctgtgtgcagcggtgtcacagcagcctgaggcacctgggagcccccagtgccagcagggacttgagatggcagccctgggctcctggaggctgtgcaaggaacggagctgggcactccctgtccatggggagcttgcagatggaaaaggctgctgtgcccaggcagctccaagggcacagaaaggaggctctggagcactggatctgtgccagtgccacagtcctgggcagcagccagccagccctgggggaacagagggcacagcacgagggacagaagcaggcaagggcagagactggagagagccagagccaggagcaggaacagctgctccattgcactcttggagaaagctcttggctggttccaagcactgaaaggcgtgaagggcagagaggaggccacagcaaacaatgctcctgtttgcacagcctcccctctccgtgtcccagaaggaattgcatggactgtgctcttctctccgagtcgtctcgttcagcatgagcagctcagcaccaggagctgaaggagctgaagcctcaggccacaggagctgggcaagaggagactttctgagcaaatgaatgctgctaacatggacccagctgaatgcagtggatagaatcatggaatcacagaatcctttctcttggaaaagccctctgagctcacccagtgcagccgctcacccagcagtgccaagcccagcactaaaccacgtccctgaagtgccaaggcctggacaccagccctgagtgaggcctgaacagcaggccctgagccaaaggtgtcctctggatgaaccttccaaccaaaggttatctttgtatctgctccctaatcaaatatgcatggtcattagcactgggatagatgtagccactcattagtgaaacatgtatggacctttgtgtatttagaagccagaccaggccatgaaatctgacatctggccttgtttggggctgaatggccaaagtcacctcccttggttcctcctggggccctggccaggctttgggagggacccaagaggaggatgaaaccagatgttgccacactagcagtgctgtcagtttgtccattcagcactgtcagagctgggccctctcccagcggggttggagcctcagctgtggctggaggcacctgcaggaatttccagtgcccaggagtggctctgcagcccttggctgtgacagcttccccagctgctgtgtgggtctgggggatggtaaaggctgagggtaactggggctggatctttctcaatcactgcaggcaatctttggtgggaatggttgggtgcattgctgagctgctcctgttgtgattctttgctgctttgagctgcaggaaatgacactgattccttcagttggagtctgtgtctttggtgctgactttgcccactggcaaaaaaaaactggcacagtctggccagatcccaacaaaatgtcacttgttcagtgtaactgtgaggaatcagtgccatcagaaattcccagatgggaagcccttccctggagttccctggctctggagtgggctgaggtgggagccccgtgggagcagtggggcagtcgggtaaaagaggctgcacccctggatggcttcaaatgcatccaaaaattgcacatggaaaaggaaaagaacttgtgggtttgggcagacaaagatgaatttgttaagagtacattggaaacagcaccttcagaaggaacaattattgttggaatgctcccacatggagcaagagaagaaggttttaatcttgagctcagctgcattggtgcaagtgaaatatcaatataataaataacaatacatgtatttataatataataagatcttcatatatatatttttatatatttttatatgtatgtctAGGTCTCTCTGTCTGTATCaatatgtatatctacatataaaattataataatctGAAGTAGttctgacaatactaatttggtagctttggctgctcagggatgtaacacCAAacaccctacagaacaggattggccaggaccctaatgtcagtggtcaactttgtgagattgtatacagtgaaaaaaggaggaagggataaaattggctgttttcccagggttttctgatactgtgatgcagagtgctttgtctgttgctgtgaaaaattcagtgattaagcctgcagggtttttcatgtaccagactatgcacaagctgcaggattggttgaaagggtgaaggggttgttaaaagagcagttgaaaaaataaGGAGatggaacctttgcccatggagaacccatctcccagatgtgccccatgcccttaacaatggcccactggggaaatggaaaccccctggctgtgcacagctgcccccagtttgcaaatccaaccatgggcagtgagacttgggctgcctgggaaattgttctggctgtgatggcccctggcagggccagcccagaggctgcagggctgggccatcATGCACTGGAATTAATGAggagaaattcaaagcaaatgagagctatcaatactgaaacaggaattcagattcctccaggacactttgctttggtaactgctcccttggagctt of the Agelaius phoeniceus isolate bAgePho1 chromosome W unlocalized genomic scaffold, bAgePho1.hap1 SUPER_W_unloc_2, whole genome shotgun sequence genome contains:
- the LOC143692585 gene encoding serine/threonine-protein kinase pim-1-like, with protein sequence MLPQALKSQRCQFLVVGTSAAAGPEPSGPWAGGDARPGPLGARSGAVAGPGPSADSRVSPAGKAHEALQERYRVGSLLGRGGLGSVCSGTRLSDGAPVAIKRVPRDRIRHWGELPDGSSAPLEIVLLAKVSRGCAAVIQLLEWLELPDSFVLVLERPERCQELSGFLAERGFLPEEEARALFRQVLEAVRHCTACGVLHRDIKPENILLDLASGQLKLIDFGCGAFLQDTAYTQFAGTLSYSPPEWIQHQRYHGKAATIWSLGLLLCHLVMGKHPFRRGQEIIQGRILFPRWLSQECQDIIKRCLSMQPSDRPSLEELFCHPWVQGVPLP